In Bernardetia litoralis DSM 6794, the genomic window TCTTGATTTTGCCATGTTTCTATATAACAAAAACCAACTATTTTTTTGTCTGTTTCGGGGTTGTCATTGTCTTCAAGAGCAATAACAGCCTTTCCTTCTAGCATTTTTTGCTGAATATAAAGAGGATCACGTTTTGCAATTCCTGTACCTCTTGATTTGGCTGCCTCTTCAATCATTTGACATAATGGGGCTGCATACTGCTGATGTTTTTCGTCAGCAATTACTATTGATACCATACTAAAAATAGAGAAAATGTAGAATAAAAGTATGCCAAAACAAGCCTATAAAAAGCTATATAAAGCAAAATTGTATTCTTGTTTGGAAGAACTTAAATTAAAAAGGAAATAAATAAATGAGTTTTTATAAATTCAATAGAACTGACGAGAGGGCGACAAAACACGTAGTTTTGTCAAAATTATATAGACGCACCAAGGCGAAAACGTCGTGAACGTTTTTCGCTAGTAGAGCTGATTAGGATTTGCTCTTGTGAAGTGTAATATGTGCAATAATTTTTTGTCATTGATAAGACAATATTAAAGCGTTTTTTTGACAAAACAAAATTTTGCAAGAAAAATAATTTATTTTTAACTATTTTAGCCATTCAAGGTTTAGTAAAAATAAATTAAAATTATTCTCTTACCTCTTCTAAATCAACATGGAAAAACAAACTTTAGAAACAATAAGCAACTGGCTCAAAAATGCAGATGCCATCGTAATTACGGCGGGTGCAGGAATGGGCGTAGATTCTGGACTGGCAGATTATCGTGGAGAAGATGAAGGGCAATGGGGAAAAGTAGAAACTGAAACCGAAAAAACAGTTTTTGAAACTGTAAATCCTGCTGCTTTTTTAGAAAATCCTGCTTACAGTTGGAATTTATTTGGTAAAAGAATGGAAGAATATGAAAATACAGAGCCACACAATGGTTTTTATATTTTGAAAAATTGGATTAAAAAATTTGATTTGGATTATTTTATCATTACTTCAAATATAGATTCTCACTTTCAGAAAGCTGGTTTTGAGGAAGAAAAAATAAGAGAATTACATGGTTCATTAGCTTATTTTCAAAGTAGTAATAATCAACTTTCTGATAAAATTTGGAAAACAGAATTAACAGGAAAGCAAATTCAAGAGAATAGTTTAAAAAATGAATTTCCTTTGTGTCCAAGTTCAAAAATTATGGCTCGTCCAAATGTTTATATGTTTAGAGATGCTACTTTTGTAAATACTCGCACCAAAGCACAAGAAAAGAAATTTCAAGCTTTTTTAGATAAAAATAAAGGTAAAAACATTGTTGTTTTTGAGATTGGTTCAGGACCTCATGTACAGGCTGTACGTATGAAAACACGCTTTTTGAGAAGTAATTATGATGCTAAAATTATTCGTATCAATCCAAAGGATTTTAAAGTAAAAGCTCCTCATATCGGAATTGATAAAGGTGCTTTGAAGGCTTTGACTGAAATTGATGATTTTTTAAACATAAAACAAGGTTAAAATTCTGTTCAATTAATTTTCTCTTATTTTCAAGAAAAAGTATTTTGAATTTCTTTTATTAATTCCTCCAAACTTTCAACTTGTTGTACACCAAACCTTTGACAAACAATGTCTACATTTCCTTTTCTCCAATAACCAGTTGGACAGCAAACAATTACATTTTTATTTCTTGCAAAAAGTCCTAATTCTAACAAACTAATAGGAGCTTGTGAAGTAGGCGCAAAATAAAAAACAATCAAATCAGCCATTTCTAAAGCATCTAACTCCCAAATTACTTGCTCATTAAAATGAGTATTTTCGATGGTTTGTTCCCAAGAACTATCCCAATCTTTTCTGCGTGGATTAAGAAAATAAAGACTTTGATTTTCTTTGAAAGAATCAATAATTTCTTGTTGCCAATCAATGGCATTTCCCATATCTATACTTCCTGCTAAGAAAATCGTTTTTTGATTTTGGGAAAGTTGAATTTTTTGAGGTGGATAAAATATTGGCATTTTGTTTTAGAAATTATCAATTAAAGATTCTTTGTCTGTTATCTTATCGTATTCTTTTTCTATTCCAAGTATCATTTGATTTCATTGGAATTTATTTTTCTTGTAATATTTTTTCAGCTAATTCTAGGAAGGTCATATTGTATAACTTATTATTTTTGAATTCTTAGGAATAGAAATTAAATAAACTACTATCTTCAAATTTTAACTATCTTATAATCAAACATTTACATTTACAATCCGTAATTTTTAATTCGTAATTATTCCTTATCATAATATTCTACATTATTTTTGAGTAAAACAAGGGAAATAATATCTTATTTTGAGTATTTTGAATGGAAAATATTTAATAGTTTGAATATTATTTAGTATTTTGGTGAAAATTTCTAAACCAAGAAATTACATGTATTTCTACTTAATGAAATTATATTATTACTATTTTTAATACCCTTAATCACAAACAAACCCAAAACTATGAAAAAGATATTATTTTTAACAGGTGATTTTACTGAAGATTACGAAACTATGGTACCTTTTCAAATGCTTGAAATGGTAGGTTATGAAGTGCATGCAGTATGTCCTGACAAAAAAAAGGGAGATAGTATCAAAACTGCTATCCATGATTTTGAAGGCGACCAAACTTATACCGAAAAACCAGGTCATAATTTTGTATTGAATTACAGTTTTGCTGATGTTAAAGTAGAAGATTATGCAGGATTAGTAATTGCTGGAGGAAGAGCGCCTGAATATTTGAGACTAAATGAATCACTTTTAGAGATGGTAAAACATTTTTTCTCAACAAATAAACCTGTCGCAGCAGTTTGTCATGGTATTCAAATTTTGACAGCAGCAAATGTTGTGAAAGGTTTTAAATTAACTGCTTATCCAGCCGTAGAACCTGAAGTAATCCTTGCAGGAGGAGATTTTCAAAGAATACCAGCAGATGCTGCTTTTGTAGATAAAAATTTAGTAACTTCTCCAGCATGGCCAAGTCACCCAAGTTTGATTAGAGAATTTTTGAAACTTATGGGAGCAACAGTAACTGTATAAAACAGCTCAATAAGCTCAACTAAAAACATCCCTTTGCAAAATAAATACTATTTATTTTGCAAAGGGATGTTTTTAATAAAAAAGACAAGTATTTTTAAGCATGAATTTCTCTCAACGCATCTTCATTCGCTTCAATAATCTGTATTACATCAGCATCAGAAAGGGCATTTGATAAAAACCAACTTTCAAACTGTGCAGGCGCAATATAAATTCCACGATTAAGCATTGCATGAAAATATTTACCAAAAAGAGCCGTATCACAAGTTAAGGCATCTTCAAAATTTTCTACTTTTTTGTCTGTAAAGAAGATATTTGTCATTGAACCGATTTGATTAACTGTATAATTCAAACCCTGTTCTTTGATAGCTTTACGCATTCCTTCAGCTATTTTTATGCCTTTTTGTTCTAAATCTTGATAAATCTGAGAATTATTATTCAAAATAGAAAGTAATGTTATACCTGCTGCCATAGCGACAGGATTTCCAGAAAGTGTTCCTGCTTGATAGACTTTTCCAAGAGGAGAAACACAATCCATAATTTCTTTTTTACCTCCATACGCACCTACTGGCATTCCACCACCAATAATTTTTCCTAAAGTGGTCATATCAGGCGTAACTCCATAAATTTCTTGCGCTCCACCTTTTGCCAATCTAAAACCAGTCATTACCTCATCAAAAATGAGTACAATTCCGTTTTTATCGCACAATTTTCTTAGCCCTTCTAAATATCCTTCTTTTGGCAAAACACAACCCATATTTCCAGCCACAGGCTCAATAATAATGGCTGCAATTTCGTTTGGATTTGCATCAACTAATTTTTGCATCGCTTCCAAATCATTGTGAGGAGCTAATAATGTATCTTTTGCTGTTCCTTTTGTTACCCCTGGACTATTTGGCATTCCCATTGTAGCTGCTCCACTTCCTGCTGCAATCAAAAACGAATCACCATGACCGTGATAACAACCAATAGTTTTGACAAATTTGTCTCTTCCTGTATAGCCACGAGCCACACGAACAGCCGACATAGTTGCTTCTGTTCCCGAGTTTACCATTCTTACTTTTTCTATTGATGGAACCATTTCACAAATAAGCTCTGCTATGGTTACTTCTCTGCGTGTTGGTGCGCCAAAAGACGAAGATCCTTTTACAGCTTCAATGATTGCTTGAGTAACTTCTTCATTTCCATGTCCTAAAATCATAGGTCCCCAAGAACCAATTAAATCAATATATTTATTGCTATCTTCATCAAAAAGATATGCACCTTTTGCCGATTTCATAAAAACAGGAGTTCCTCCAACAGCTTGAAAGGCACGAACAGGAGAGTTTACTCCCCCCGGAATATGATGTTGAGCTTCTGAAAAAAGAGTTTTACTATTTGTGAGTGTTACTGCTTGCATATATATTTTCTGTGTTGAATAATTTATTTATTTTTACGTGTTGAGATTAGTACAAAAATAAGAATTTAATTGTTTGGATTAAATGATATATGTTACTAAAATCCGTTAAGTTTATATTTCAAAAAATAATTTCGATAAAATTTCTTTTCTCATTTACAATTAGGAATAGGAATTAAATAAATTGTTATTTTCAAATTTTAATTATTCAGTAATTTACTTTCGTAATCTGTAATTGTTCCTTATCTATATTTGTCATAAAAATAATCAATCAAAAATGAATCCTGCACACTACCTAGAACAAACCAATCTCAAGCCTACTCTTGATGGAAATGATATTGAAAAATTAATAGAAGAAACACTCAAATATAAATTTATGGGTGTTTGTATTCCTCCTTTTTGGGTCAAGAAAGTAAAACGAGATTTACTAAAAACAGAAACAAAAGTAATTACTGTTATTGGTTTTCCATTGGGATATAATCGAACAGAAACAAAAGTAAAAGAAGCCGAAATCGCATTAAAAGATGGTGCAGACGAACTAGATTTAGTAATTTCAATGACAGGATTTAAGACAAATCCATTTTGGGCAAAAGTAGAAATCGTAAGGCTGGCAGAAATAGCACATCAAGCCGAAAAAATACTAAAAGTAATCATCGAAACGGCTTATTTATCCGAAAAAGAAATAAAACAAACAGCTCTTATTTGTCAAGAAGCAGGAGCAGATTTTGTAAAAACCTCAACTGGATTTGCAAGTGCAGGGTTTTCTTCATCAGAATTATCAAAAAATAATGAGTTTTATGCAGGTGCAAAATTAGAAGACATAAAATTGATTCGAAGTACCGTTTCTGAAATGGTAGGGATAAAAGCATCGGGAGGAATAAAAACTTATCAACAAGTACAAGATTTTGTAAAAGCTGGTGCAGAACGCATCGGAACTTCTTCTGGAGTGGAAATTATGGAAGAATATTTAGCTTTGAAATTATAAAAGAATATATTTGTAGAAATTTAAAGTCTAACAAAATTTTCTTATTCAATTATTTGTACAAGGAACTTTATTTATTTTCCATTATTATTATTACAATCATGAAAAAAACGGTATTACTATTATTATTTGTGTTTATAACACTTCAGGCTTATTCACAATCTGTAGAAGAAAAAGTAGAAAAATTATTACAGATAGACGGCACACTTAGAAATATAGAGAATGTTATAGATAGAACAATAGAGTATCAAAAAAATAGTAATCCTACAATCTTTGATAGTTTTTGGAAAAATTTAGAGGAAAAAGTAAAGAAAGAATCTCTTGAAGAGTTTACAACTTTAGTAACTCCAATCTACACCAAAACATATACAGAAGAACAAATAGATGCAATTCTAACTATGCTTGATTCGGAGGTAGGCAAACTTTTAGTAGAAACACAGCCTAATTTGTTGCAAGAATTGAGTTTACCTATACAACAATGGTCACAAAACACAAATGCTTATATCATAAAACAAATAGAAAATAGAGGTAATACTGAATCTACTTCTGAAGAATTAGAAGATTTTGAAAAAGATTTTAAAAGTAAATATGGCTTACAAATACTTAACTTGGAAGATTTTTCTATAGACAGAGAACATAATGTTGGTTCATTGCTTGTAGATTTTGGAAAAGTAGACGGTAAAGAAAATGTTGTGAAAGTCCTTCGTGTTAAGAACAATTCAGATGAAGAAATTACTTTTGAAAAACCTTTCTTTTTAATGAGTGATGATGTTGAATTTTACTGGGGAAGCACACCTATAGCAGTAGGAGAAACTAGAGATTTGCATATAATTCTAAATATTGAAAAAGCTGAGGGTAATAAGTTTTTTTCTTTTAGCATTCGTCCTAGTCTAGGAAATAATATTCGTATTGGCATCAAATATGATGTTCCTAGAAAGGAATTAGAATTGCAAACTTCGTCTGAAAAATTAAAATTTAAACAAACTAAAAAAGAATTATCAAAACCATATATCTTTAAAATTAAAAATACAGGAAAAAAAGATTTTTATATTTCTGATATTGAAGTAAGTCAGCCTATTGTTTATCTAAACTATTCTAAAGAAGTAATTAAAACAGATGAAGAAATAGAAATTAGAGTGATTTTTTCAAAAGAAATGATAGAAAAATATAACATTGAGGAGGTCGAATTAGATTTAAAAGTTAGCCTCAACGAAGAAAGCAAAGGAGATAGATTTGGTTCATTTGGAGAAAAAATAATCAGTTTTACTATCGAATAATGAATAGCAATTTCAATTATTTCTTATAAAAAAGAAACCACCTTTTAAAAATATTTCTAAAGGTGGTTTTGTATTTTGCTGAAATTGTATTCAGTAATTAACTGATAACTACTTACTGTTACTGGTAACTGTTCCTAGCAAAGTTCTTCAAAAACGGCAGCCAAATGCTCAGAAATTGCTTCTGCCGAACGTCCTTCGATATGATGACGCTCTACAAAATGAATCACTTCGCCATTTTTAAAAAGTGCAATTGAAGGAGAAGAAGGAGGATAAGGAAGCGCAAGTTCACGCACTTTATCGACAGCTTCTTTATCAACACCTGCAAAAACAGTCGCCAACTGAGTTGGTTTTTTACTTGCTTTTTCTAAAGACATACGAACTCCTGGACGAGCTGCACCTGCTGCACAACCACAAACAGAATTGATAACCATAAGTGTAGTTCCGTCTTCTGAAAGCGTAGTTTCTACTGCTTCAGGAGTTGTCAAATCTTTAAAACCTATATTTACGAGTTCGCCTTTCATTGGCGCAGTCAAATTTTCTGGATACATAATTTATTGTATAATTGGTTATTTTATAATTAAAAATTGTCTTAATATTCTGAGAATAGTAAAAATCTCAGTATTTAAAATCTACATAAAACCAAGCTGCAAACGAGCAGCTTCTGACATCATATCGGCTTCATAAGGAGGATCAAAAGTGAGTTCGACCTCTACTTCTTTTACTCCCACAACAGCCGAAACTTTTTCTTTTACTTCAGATGGAATTTGTTCTGCTGATGGGCAATTTGGTGAGGTAAGTGTCATCAAAATATGCACACTTGCATTATTTGGGACAAGTTCGACCGTATTGATTTCATAAATCAAACCTAATTCATAAATATCAACAGGAATTTCTGGGTCAAAAATACTCTGAATAGCATTTATGACTCTATCTCTTGTCGATACTGTTGAAGTTGTTATTTCTTTATTTTCCATTTTAATATATATTTAATTGTCTGATTTTTTTTAACCTTGACAATTTGATAGCAATCTTATTTTTTTAAACAGCTTGATAAGCAAGCGCATAAATTTTCATTTGTTTTACCATTGAAGCCAGTCCATTTGAACGATTCATGGATAAAAGCTGTCCCAGACCTATTTTATCAATAAAATAAAGTTCTGAAGACAAAATTTCTTTAGCTGGTTGATTTGATAGTACACGCATCAAAAGACTTACCAAACCTTTTACGAGAGTAGAATCACTGTCAGCTAAATATTTTAAACTTAATTCGCCTTCTTGTTCGGACTTTTCGGCAGTAAGCCAAACTTTTGACTGACAACCTTTGATTAAATTTTCGTCTTTATACTCTTCCTTTGGCAAGTTTTCTAATTTTTTTCCTAATTCTATAATATAACCATATTGGTCATTTTTGTTATCAAAAAGCGCAAACTCTTCTATGATTTCGTCTTGAATTTGATTAATAGTCATAACTAATAGTTAATTTTTAATGGTTTAATTATTAATGAAAAATATTAGCTTTACATTTTCCTTCAATAAATTACTTGTACCTACAAAGATAATAGAATAAAGTTAGATTTCAGAAATCAAAAGTTAGAAGTAAATTTCAATAAAACCTTTCTAGCTTCTAATTATCAACCCTTATTTTCCAATTATTATGATAGCCCAAACTTTAGAAACTCCTTATTATGCTGTTATTTTCACTTCAATTTTAAATGATAAAATAAATAAAGAAGAATATGCAAAAACTGCTTTTAGAATGGTAGAACTAGCAGAGCAGCAAGAAGGTTTTTTAGGTATTGAATCTACAAGAGAAGACATCGGAATAACTGTTTCCTACTGGAAAAGTTTAGAATCAATAAAAAAATGGAAATTCCAAACAGAACATACCTTAGCACGAGAAAAAGGACGTTCAGAATTTTATAAAGCCTTCAAAACTAGAATTGCAAAAGTAGAACGTGATTATGATTTTTTTATAAAGGATATAAAATAAATTACTCTTTTCAAGCATAAATTACTTTATAATCAGCAATTTATGCTTTTTCTAATTCCTAAATCATTCCTCTAGCCTTCAATTCCATATATTTATTGACTGTATTGACGGACAAATCTTCTGGACGAGTAAGAACGGATTGAATACCATATTTTTTAAGTTCTTCTACCATTCTACGTTTTTCTACTAAGAATTTTTGTGCTAGTGTTTGGCTATAAATATCTTCTAAATCAGTTACAGGAAGATTTGAATAATCGGTAAGCTCAGTATTTTGGAAAAAGACAACTACTAAAAGATGTAATTTATTCAGCCTTCGAAGTGTTGGAAGATTGCGCTTGAGTGCGCTCATACTCTCAAAGTTGGTAAAGAAAATCAATAGACTTCTACCATTTGTCAAACGACGAACCCCTTCATACATCAAATCATAATCTGCCTCCAAAAACTCTGTTTTTTGGCGATACAATGATTCCATTATTTTGCCTAATTGACCTGAACGCTGCTCGGCTTTTATTCTTGAATCTAGTGTATTCGAAAAACTAATTAACCCTACTCTATCTCCTTTTTGAAGAATAATATTTGACATCACCAACGTCGAATTAATGGCATAATCTAGCAAAGTCATTTCTTCAAAAGGCATTTTCATGACTCTACTTTTATCCAAAATCAAATAAATAGGTTGAGAGCGTTCGTCTTCGTACTGATTTACCATAAGTTCGTTTCTACGACTTGTTGCTTTCCAGTTTATACTTCTAAAGTCATC contains:
- a CDS encoding SIR2 family NAD-dependent protein deacylase; translated protein: MEKQTLETISNWLKNADAIVITAGAGMGVDSGLADYRGEDEGQWGKVETETEKTVFETVNPAAFLENPAYSWNLFGKRMEEYENTEPHNGFYILKNWIKKFDLDYFIITSNIDSHFQKAGFEEEKIRELHGSLAYFQSSNNQLSDKIWKTELTGKQIQENSLKNEFPLCPSSKIMARPNVYMFRDATFVNTRTKAQEKKFQAFLDKNKGKNIVVFEIGSGPHVQAVRMKTRFLRSNYDAKIIRINPKDFKVKAPHIGIDKGALKALTEIDDFLNIKQG
- a CDS encoding nucleoside 2-deoxyribosyltransferase domain-containing protein, with the translated sequence MPIFYPPQKIQLSQNQKTIFLAGSIDMGNAIDWQQEIIDSFKENQSLYFLNPRRKDWDSSWEQTIENTHFNEQVIWELDALEMADLIVFYFAPTSQAPISLLELGLFARNKNVIVCCPTGYWRKGNVDIVCQRFGVQQVESLEELIKEIQNTFS
- a CDS encoding DJ-1/PfpI family protein — translated: MKKILFLTGDFTEDYETMVPFQMLEMVGYEVHAVCPDKKKGDSIKTAIHDFEGDQTYTEKPGHNFVLNYSFADVKVEDYAGLVIAGGRAPEYLRLNESLLEMVKHFFSTNKPVAAVCHGIQILTAANVVKGFKLTAYPAVEPEVILAGGDFQRIPADAAFVDKNLVTSPAWPSHPSLIREFLKLMGATVTV
- the hemL gene encoding glutamate-1-semialdehyde 2,1-aminomutase, coding for MQAVTLTNSKTLFSEAQHHIPGGVNSPVRAFQAVGGTPVFMKSAKGAYLFDEDSNKYIDLIGSWGPMILGHGNEEVTQAIIEAVKGSSSFGAPTRREVTIAELICEMVPSIEKVRMVNSGTEATMSAVRVARGYTGRDKFVKTIGCYHGHGDSFLIAAGSGAATMGMPNSPGVTKGTAKDTLLAPHNDLEAMQKLVDANPNEIAAIIIEPVAGNMGCVLPKEGYLEGLRKLCDKNGIVLIFDEVMTGFRLAKGGAQEIYGVTPDMTTLGKIIGGGMPVGAYGGKKEIMDCVSPLGKVYQAGTLSGNPVAMAAGITLLSILNNNSQIYQDLEQKGIKIAEGMRKAIKEQGLNYTVNQIGSMTNIFFTDKKVENFEDALTCDTALFGKYFHAMLNRGIYIAPAQFESWFLSNALSDADVIQIIEANEDALREIHA
- the deoC gene encoding deoxyribose-phosphate aldolase, coding for MNPAHYLEQTNLKPTLDGNDIEKLIEETLKYKFMGVCIPPFWVKKVKRDLLKTETKVITVIGFPLGYNRTETKVKEAEIALKDGADELDLVISMTGFKTNPFWAKVEIVRLAEIAHQAEKILKVIIETAYLSEKEIKQTALICQEAGADFVKTSTGFASAGFSSSELSKNNEFYAGAKLEDIKLIRSTVSEMVGIKASGGIKTYQQVQDFVKAGAERIGTSSGVEIMEEYLALKL
- a CDS encoding DUF1573 domain-containing protein, which gives rise to MKKTVLLLLFVFITLQAYSQSVEEKVEKLLQIDGTLRNIENVIDRTIEYQKNSNPTIFDSFWKNLEEKVKKESLEEFTTLVTPIYTKTYTEEQIDAILTMLDSEVGKLLVETQPNLLQELSLPIQQWSQNTNAYIIKQIENRGNTESTSEELEDFEKDFKSKYGLQILNLEDFSIDREHNVGSLLVDFGKVDGKENVVKVLRVKNNSDEEITFEKPFFLMSDDVEFYWGSTPIAVGETRDLHIILNIEKAEGNKFFSFSIRPSLGNNIRIGIKYDVPRKELELQTSSEKLKFKQTKKELSKPYIFKIKNTGKKDFYISDIEVSQPIVYLNYSKEVIKTDEEIEIRVIFSKEMIEKYNIEEVELDLKVSLNEESKGDRFGSFGEKIISFTIE
- a CDS encoding BrxA/BrxB family bacilliredoxin, with the translated sequence MYPENLTAPMKGELVNIGFKDLTTPEAVETTLSEDGTTLMVINSVCGCAAGAARPGVRMSLEKASKKPTQLATVFAGVDKEAVDKVRELALPYPPSSPSIALFKNGEVIHFVERHHIEGRSAEAISEHLAAVFEELC
- a CDS encoding iron-sulfur cluster assembly protein, which produces MENKEITTSTVSTRDRVINAIQSIFDPEIPVDIYELGLIYEINTVELVPNNASVHILMTLTSPNCPSAEQIPSEVKEKVSAVVGVKEVEVELTFDPPYEADMMSEAARLQLGFM
- a CDS encoding SufE family protein; amino-acid sequence: MTINQIQDEIIEEFALFDNKNDQYGYIIELGKKLENLPKEEYKDENLIKGCQSKVWLTAEKSEQEGELSLKYLADSDSTLVKGLVSLLMRVLSNQPAKEILSSELYFIDKIGLGQLLSMNRSNGLASMVKQMKIYALAYQAV
- a CDS encoding antibiotic biosynthesis monooxygenase family protein gives rise to the protein MIAQTLETPYYAVIFTSILNDKINKEEYAKTAFRMVELAEQQEGFLGIESTREDIGITVSYWKSLESIKKWKFQTEHTLAREKGRSEFYKAFKTRIAKVERDYDFFIKDIK
- a CDS encoding DUF58 domain-containing protein, with protein sequence MWSIIKNTFLTNRFFYAITACICLFITAFWFPPLIWVAKIALAALAVLTTAEGIMLFHPKMKLKAERLLNPKLSLGDANPVRLVVKSEYPLPVEIEIFDELPFQLQVRDFGVTTKLLQEKPEEILYHVKPTERGIFNFGNVNLIVKTQIGLLQRRVQVPASYDTAVYPSVMQMKKYELMMFSNLSMQNGVRKLRRIGHSYEFDQVKNYVRGDDFRSINWKATSRRNELMVNQYEDERSQPIYLILDKSRVMKMPFEEMTLLDYAINSTLVMSNIILQKGDRVGLISFSNTLDSRIKAEQRSGQLGKIMESLYRQKTEFLEADYDLMYEGVRRLTNGRSLLIFFTNFESMSALKRNLPTLRRLNKLHLLVVVFFQNTELTDYSNLPVTDLEDIYSQTLAQKFLVEKRRMVEELKKYGIQSVLTRPEDLSVNTVNKYMELKARGMI